In the genome of Dyadobacter fermentans DSM 18053, the window AGCGGGTCCAGACTTGCAATAATGCTATTTTCATTCTTTCTCCCCTGCCCCGTCCAGGCACAATGAGCGATCGCTACCATGCATATCTCCATTAAGTTTTAAACTAAACCAGGCCGCCGCCCGTGGAAGCGACCGGTTGGGAGACAGGGAAATTTGTACCGCGGTTCAGCGATTCTGGAAAGAAATAATCCTCCGGCCGAAGTCGATGACTCAACGGCTGGATTAATGTCTTTGAATAGATTCAGGAAGGATTTTGCGTTAAGGTAATGGGGATATTTTCGACATTAGTGTGTGCTTATGGCATTGCGTTTACTGAACTCCCTCACAAATGCAACACTACCAAAGCCACAATCGCCGGCAGCGCCTGCACAAAAAATATCTTCTTACTAGCGGTAACCGCCCCATAAATCCCGGCCACAATCACGCAGGTAAGAAAGAAAACCCCGACGTACAACCGCCAGTGATGGTCCTCGATCAGCAGCGACCAGATGAGCCCGGCAGCGAGAAAGCCATTATAAAGCCCCTGGTTTGCCGCAAGCGTTTTGGTAGGTTTAAAAAGCTCCGGTGCGAGTGAGCCTTTGAAGGTCTCCTTCCCCTTGGTTTCCCAGGCGAACATTTCGATGTAGAGAATGTAAAGATGTTCCAGCGCGACGAGGGCGACGAGGATGGTGGCGAGTGTTTGCATAAATTTTGATTAATGAATGCTGTTTCGATTGGAGATCATGGAAGTTGAAGCAGCAATTTCAGCTTCGAATTTGGTTCCGTCAATTCAATAGTCGACAACCTGATTAATCGCTTCCAAAGTCTTTTGAATAATCGCCTGTTTTGTCATCGTTTCGCAAGTTGTGTATCCAAATATAGCAATT includes:
- a CDS encoding DUF1304 domain-containing protein; the encoded protein is MQTLATILVALVALEHLYILYIEMFAWETKGKETFKGSLAPELFKPTKTLAANQGLYNGFLAAGLIWSLLIEDHHWRLYVGVFFLTCVIVAGIYGAVTASKKIFFVQALPAIVALVVLHL